The following proteins are encoded in a genomic region of Ailuropoda melanoleuca isolate Jingjing chromosome 10, ASM200744v2, whole genome shotgun sequence:
- the TRIM4 gene encoding E3 ubiquitin-protein ligase TRIM4, translating to MEAEDLQEDLTCSICLDYFDDPVSIECGHNFCRGCLHRSWAPGGGSFPCPECRQPSPLAALRPNWALARLTERMRLRRQGRVPPSQCDRHREALRLFCEDDQRPVCLVCRESREHQAHTMTPIDEAFYSYREKLLKAQCSLKDKMKKAIYFQDMEVKNATEWKEKMKNQRIRFSAEFAKLHRFLEEEEKLFLQSLSEEEEELKKKQNENTLKLHQKITSLKQLISEVREKSESPTLELLQNPKDVLTRSDSQDVNYSPEILTMKTVCQIPMMKEMLKRFQVAVSVVEDTAHPKLVFSQGGRYVKNGASASSWPLFSSAWSYVSGWRNSQNTQFVGRFQHLPCVLGKNIFTSGKHYWEVENRDSLEIAVGVCRGDVMGLADGSEMCPHMGIWALSWGSTGYRPLTSSPVSPTKQEPALQRVGVFLDSDAGDISFYSAVDGTHLHTFSCPLASRLRPFFWLSPLASLVIPAVTARK from the exons ATGGAAGCCGAGGACCTGCAGGAGGACCTGACCTGCTCTATCTGCCTGGACTATTTCGACGACCCGGTGTCCATCGAGTGTGGCCACAACTTCTGCCGCGGCTGCCTGCACCGCAGCTGGGCGCCGGGCGGCGGCTCGTTCCCCTGCCCCGAGTGCCGGCAGCCGTCGCCGCTCGCTGCGCTGCGGCCCAACTGGGCCCTGGCCCGGCTGACGGAGAGGATGAGGCTCCGGCGCCAGGGCCGCGTGCCCCCCAGCCAGTGCGACCGCCACCGGGAAGCGCTGCGGCTCTTCTGCGAGGACGACCAGCGGCCCGTGTGCTTGGTGTGCAGGGAGTCCCGGGAGCACCAGGCGCACACCATGACACCCATCGACGAGGCCTTCTACAGCTACCGG GAGAAGCTTCTAAAGGCTCAGTGTAGTCTGAAGGACAAGATGAAGAAAGCCATATACTTTCAGGACATGGAAGTGAAGAATGCTACCGAGTGGAAG GAGAAGATGAAGAATCAGCGAATAAGATTCAGTGCAGAGTTTGCAAAGCTGCACCGATTtttggaggaggaagaaaaactgTTTCTTCAGAGCCTGAGcgaagaagaagaagagctgaagaagaaacagaatgagaaCACTTTAAAGCTCCACCAGAAGATCACTTCCTTGAAGCAGCTCATCTCAGAGGTCCGGGAGAAGAGCGAGAGCCCCACCCTGGAGCTGCTTCAG AATCCAAAGGATGTGTTGACCAG GAGTGACAGCCAGGATGTGAACTATTCTCCTGAAATTCTAACGATGAAGACTGTATGCCAGATACCGATGATGAAGGAAATGCTGAAGCGATTCCAAG TGGCTGTAAGTGTGGTTGAAGACACGGCTCATCCCAAGCTTGTCTTTTCCCAAGGTGGGAGATATGTGAAAAATGGAGCATCAGCCAGTTCTTGGCCGTTGTTTTCCTCAGCATGGAGCTACGTTAGTGGATGGAGGAACTCTCAGAACACACAGTTTGTGGGAAGATTTCAGCACTTACCCTGTGTTTTGGGAAAAAACATTTTCACTTCAGGGAAACATTACTGGGAAGTTGAGAACCGAGATAGCCTGGAGATTGCCGTGGGGGTGTGTCGGGGGGACGTCATGGGGCTTGCTGATGGTTCAGAAATGTGCCCCCACATGGGCATTTGGGCCCTCAGTTGGGGTTCCACTGGCTATCGGCCCCTGACCAGCTCTCCTGTAAGTCCCACCAAGCAAGAGCCTGCTCTTCAGCGGGTGGGAGTTTTCCTAGATTCTGATGCTGGGGACATCTCCTTCTACAGTGCTGTGGATGGCACACATCTACACACCTTCTCTTGTCCTCTCGCCTCCCGCCTCCGGCCGTTTTTTTGGTTGAGTCCATTAGCATCTTTAGTCATCCCGGCAGTGACGGCTAGGAAATGA
- the GJC3 gene encoding gap junction gamma-3 protein isoform X2 produces the protein MCGRFLRQLLAEESRHSTAVGRLLLPVLLGFRLVLLAASGTRIYSDEQSEFVCHTQQAGCRAACYDAFHPFSPLHFWAFQVILVAVPSTLYVGFTLYHVIWQWEESGKVKEETPIHQGAKSRDTAGAGSPRLLWAYVAQLGVRLVLEGAALGVQYHLYGFNVPSSFACRREPCLGSITCYPSRPFEKTIFLKTTFGVSGLCLSFTLLELVLLGLGRWWRTWKHKSPPSNSSPTSEGTKKHKEPTDHFPAAEAKEQFREAEL, from the exons ATGTGTGGCAGGTTCCTGAGGCAGCTCTTGGCTGAAGAGAGCAGGCACTCCACCGCTGTGGGGCGCCTCCTGCTGCCCGTGCTCCTGGGATTCCGCCTCGTGCTGCTGGCGGCCAGTGGGACGAGGATCTACAGCGATGAGCAGAGTGAATTCGTGTGTCACACTCAGCAGGCAGGCTGCAGGGCCGCCTGCTACGATGCCTTCCACCCCTTCTCCCCGCTGCACTTCTGGGCCTTCCAGGTCATCTTGGTGGCTGTGCCCAGCACCCTCTACGTGGGTTTTACCCTGTACCACGTGATCTGGCAGTGGGAAGAATCAGGAAAGGTGAAGGAGGAGACGCCGATCCACCAAGGGGCGAAGAGCAGAGACACCGCAGGGGCGGGAAGCCCTAGGCTGCTCTGGGCCTATGTGGCTCAGCTGGGGGTGCGGCTGGTCCTTGAGGGGGCAGCCCTGGGGGTGCAGTACCATCTGTATGGGTTCAATGTGCCCAGCTCCTTTGCATGTCGTCGGGAGCCTTGCCTTGGTAGCATAACCTGTTACCCGTCCCGCCCATTCGAGAAGACCATCTTCCTAAAGACCACGTTTGGGGTCAGTGGGCTCTGCCTCTCGTTCACTCTTCTGGAGCTTGTgctgctgggcctggggagaTGGTGGAGGACCTGGAAGCACAAATCTCCTCCTTCTAACTCCTCCCCAACTTCAGAGGGCACCAAAAAACACAAGGAACCGACTGATCACTTCCCAGCGGCGGAAGCAAAAGAGCAGTTCCGAGAAGCAG AGTTATGA
- the GJC3 gene encoding gap junction gamma-3 protein isoform X1, with protein sequence MCGRFLRQLLAEESRHSTAVGRLLLPVLLGFRLVLLAASGTRIYSDEQSEFVCHTQQAGCRAACYDAFHPFSPLHFWAFQVILVAVPSTLYVGFTLYHVIWQWEESGKVKEETPIHQGAKSRDTAGAGSPRLLWAYVAQLGVRLVLEGAALGVQYHLYGFNVPSSFACRREPCLGSITCYPSRPFEKTIFLKTTFGVSGLCLSFTLLELVLLGLGRWWRTWKHKSPPSNSSPTSEGTKKHKEPTDHFPAAEAKEQFREAGEKGTDVPPSSCF encoded by the coding sequence ATGTGTGGCAGGTTCCTGAGGCAGCTCTTGGCTGAAGAGAGCAGGCACTCCACCGCTGTGGGGCGCCTCCTGCTGCCCGTGCTCCTGGGATTCCGCCTCGTGCTGCTGGCGGCCAGTGGGACGAGGATCTACAGCGATGAGCAGAGTGAATTCGTGTGTCACACTCAGCAGGCAGGCTGCAGGGCCGCCTGCTACGATGCCTTCCACCCCTTCTCCCCGCTGCACTTCTGGGCCTTCCAGGTCATCTTGGTGGCTGTGCCCAGCACCCTCTACGTGGGTTTTACCCTGTACCACGTGATCTGGCAGTGGGAAGAATCAGGAAAGGTGAAGGAGGAGACGCCGATCCACCAAGGGGCGAAGAGCAGAGACACCGCAGGGGCGGGAAGCCCTAGGCTGCTCTGGGCCTATGTGGCTCAGCTGGGGGTGCGGCTGGTCCTTGAGGGGGCAGCCCTGGGGGTGCAGTACCATCTGTATGGGTTCAATGTGCCCAGCTCCTTTGCATGTCGTCGGGAGCCTTGCCTTGGTAGCATAACCTGTTACCCGTCCCGCCCATTCGAGAAGACCATCTTCCTAAAGACCACGTTTGGGGTCAGTGGGCTCTGCCTCTCGTTCACTCTTCTGGAGCTTGTgctgctgggcctggggagaTGGTGGAGGACCTGGAAGCACAAATCTCCTCCTTCTAACTCCTCCCCAACTTCAGAGGGCACCAAAAAACACAAGGAACCGACTGATCACTTCCCAGCGGCGGAAGCAAAAGAGCAGTTCCGAGAAGCAGGTGAGAAGGGCACTGATGtgcctccttcttcctgcttctga